In one window of Planktothrix serta PCC 8927 DNA:
- a CDS encoding adenylate/guanylate cyclase domain-containing protein, with the protein MTFSNAGSILATLTQVDRMGLLAARVKNLPIGEFICILDFITAEFQQFLRAIDLINNEAIETLLEQLLDAFTLKIGQLLQADCTTIFLINRGKNQLWYTKVQEGTGQAKEIRLPMDSGILGYVARTGKAMNVADAHNCPLFDAEVDEPAEYHTRTILCMPIFSSQKPEEAVAVVRLLNKAEDLAFTEEDEQQFRAFADSIGIILESCQSFFVAARNQRGVAALLKATTTLGQSLDLETTLKAVMEQARDLMQADRSTLFLLKKETHELWTKVANAEGSKMMEIRIPANRGIAGYVASTGQVLNIPDAYCDPRFDPTTDRRTGYQTRNILCMPVYNAAGELIGVTQLINKNKGSFTNSDEEFLRAFNAQAGIALQNAQLFENVMVEKQYQKDILQSLSDVVISTDLKGRIVTINDAALELLGCPKPQAGERTIRQYWEEKLTGRYVWEVVPIENLRFRLEDSLRHAARHYVPEQSLTVGLIKQEETKDNITQIIPVLGIPDRYHPELYYPWGESTALQHKDTTYSKQQVREIERSINLTVNPLTNPEGGVRGGLVVLEDISREKRMKTTMYRYMTPGVAEQVMALGEDVLMVGERKEVTILFSDIRGYTTLTENLEASDVVALLNQYFETMVEAVFSHEGTLDKFIGDALMAVFGAPLPLRDNHAWMAVKSALDMRRRLKEFNQMRPDEPQIRIGIGMSSGEVVSGNIGSQKRMDYTVIGDGVNLSSRLEQITKQYGCDIIISEMTYHLCQDKIWVRELDRVRVKGKNQAVSIYELIGNRSLALDAPAKEFLDCFNQARMAYLAKDFKQAIRIFEEAKKMRPDDRAVQIHIGRSQQYLQTSVPEEWDGVYTMTTK; encoded by the coding sequence ATGACTTTTTCTAATGCTGGTAGCATCTTAGCTACGCTTACACAAGTGGATCGTATGGGCCTGTTGGCAGCGCGTGTCAAAAATCTGCCAATTGGGGAATTTATTTGCATTTTAGATTTTATTACCGCAGAATTCCAGCAATTTTTGCGGGCAATTGATCTAATTAATAATGAAGCGATCGAAACCTTGTTAGAACAGTTGCTTGATGCTTTTACCCTAAAAATTGGGCAACTTCTGCAAGCTGATTGTACAACCATTTTTTTAATTAATCGAGGTAAAAACCAACTCTGGTATACCAAAGTTCAGGAGGGAACCGGACAAGCGAAAGAAATTCGTTTACCAATGGATTCGGGAATTTTAGGATATGTTGCCCGCACGGGAAAAGCGATGAATGTGGCGGATGCTCACAACTGTCCGTTATTTGATGCGGAAGTCGATGAACCCGCCGAATATCATACCCGGACTATTCTGTGTATGCCGATTTTTAGCAGTCAAAAACCAGAGGAAGCCGTGGCGGTGGTGCGACTGCTAAATAAAGCGGAAGATTTAGCGTTTACAGAAGAAGATGAACAACAATTTCGCGCCTTTGCTGATTCTATTGGGATTATTTTAGAAAGTTGTCAATCGTTTTTTGTTGCCGCTCGAAATCAACGGGGAGTCGCTGCATTATTAAAAGCAACAACGACCTTAGGACAAAGTTTGGATTTAGAAACGACATTAAAAGCGGTAATGGAACAGGCACGGGATTTAATGCAAGCCGATCGCAGCACGTTATTTTTATTAAAAAAAGAGACCCATGAATTGTGGACAAAAGTTGCAAATGCCGAGGGTTCAAAAATGATGGAAATTCGGATTCCGGCGAATCGAGGCATTGCAGGTTATGTGGCGTCAACGGGTCAAGTTTTAAATATTCCTGATGCCTATTGCGATCCACGTTTTGACCCCACAACTGATCGCAGAACAGGTTATCAAACTCGCAATATTTTATGTATGCCTGTTTATAATGCGGCGGGAGAATTAATTGGGGTGACTCAGTTAATTAATAAGAATAAAGGCAGTTTTACAAATTCCGATGAGGAATTTTTAAGGGCGTTTAATGCTCAGGCAGGAATTGCTTTGCAAAATGCTCAGTTATTTGAAAATGTGATGGTGGAAAAACAATATCAAAAGGATATTTTACAAAGTCTTTCTGATGTGGTAATTTCGACGGATTTAAAAGGAAGAATTGTGACAATTAATGATGCAGCCTTGGAGTTGTTAGGCTGTCCAAAACCGCAAGCGGGCGAGCGCACTATTCGTCAATATTGGGAAGAAAAATTAACGGGTCGTTATGTGTGGGAAGTTGTACCCATTGAAAATTTAAGATTCCGTTTAGAAGATAGTTTACGCCATGCCGCCCGTCATTATGTCCCCGAACAAAGTTTAACCGTCGGTTTAATTAAACAGGAAGAAACTAAAGATAATATTACCCAAATAATTCCCGTTTTAGGAATTCCTGATCGCTATCATCCCGAACTTTATTATCCTTGGGGAGAATCCACAGCTTTACAACACAAGGATACAACTTATTCTAAACAGCAAGTTCGGGAAATTGAACGCAGTATTAATTTAACCGTTAACCCCCTAACAAACCCGGAAGGAGGGGTGAGAGGAGGGTTAGTTGTCTTAGAAGATATTAGCCGCGAAAAACGGATGAAAACCACCATGTATCGATATATGACTCCGGGTGTTGCTGAACAGGTGATGGCACTCGGAGAAGATGTTTTAATGGTGGGAGAACGCAAAGAAGTCACGATTTTATTTTCCGATATTCGGGGTTATACAACGTTAACCGAAAATTTAGAAGCTTCAGATGTGGTAGCTTTATTAAACCAATATTTTGAAACGATGGTAGAAGCGGTTTTTTCCCATGAAGGTACTTTAGATAAATTCATTGGGGATGCGTTAATGGCGGTATTTGGTGCACCCCTTCCCCTGCGAGATAATCATGCTTGGATGGCGGTAAAATCGGCTTTAGATATGCGCCGACGCTTAAAGGAATTTAACCAAATGCGACCGGATGAACCCCAAATTAGAATCGGTATTGGGATGAGTTCGGGTGAAGTGGTATCGGGAAATATTGGCTCACAAAAACGCATGGACTATACTGTAATTGGAGATGGGGTGAATTTAAGTTCTCGTCTGGAACAAATTACTAAACAATATGGTTGTGATATTATTATTAGTGAGATGACCTATCATTTATGCCAAGATAAAATTTGGGTTCGGGAGTTGGATCGAGTTCGGGTTAAAGGAAAGAATCAGGCGGTGAGTATTTATGAGTTAATTGGTAATCGTTCTCTGGCTTTAGATGCACCCGCAAAAGAGTTTTTAGATTGTTTTAATCAAGCGAGAATGGCTTATTTAGCTAAAGATTTTAAACAAGCCATTCGGATTTTTGAAGAAGCGAAAAAAATGCGTCCTGATGATCGGGCGGTACAAATTCATA
- a CDS encoding glycosyltransferase family 4 protein encodes MRIALFTETFLPKIDGIVTRLCHTVEQLQRLGDEVLVISPAGGLTEYKGARIYGVEGVPLPLYPELKLGIPHPGIGVELEKFQPNLIHVANPAILGLGGLYYAKKLNIPLVASYHTHLPQYLHHYGLGMLEEVLWSMLRAAHNQAQLNLCTSTAMVLELGNHGIERLDLWQRGVDTELFQPSLASVEMRDFLSQGHPDSPLLLYVGRLGAEKEIERIKPVLEKIPNSRLALVGDGPNRQVLEAHFHKTPTHFVGYLRGKDLATAYASADAFIFPSRTETLGLVLLEAMAAGTPVVAARSGGIPDIVTDGINGYLFDPGDEDGAITATQRLLANPQERETLRQNARLEAERWGWTAATQQLRSYYQEILSRYSLPFVA; translated from the coding sequence GTGTCATACGGTCGAACAGTTACAACGGTTGGGAGACGAAGTATTAGTAATTTCTCCAGCAGGGGGACTCACGGAATACAAAGGGGCCAGAATCTATGGAGTTGAGGGAGTACCTCTACCCCTGTACCCAGAGTTAAAACTGGGTATTCCCCATCCGGGTATTGGCGTGGAATTAGAAAAATTTCAACCGAATTTGATTCATGTGGCGAACCCGGCTATTTTGGGGCTAGGAGGTTTATATTATGCCAAAAAGTTAAATATTCCTTTAGTTGCATCGTATCATACCCATTTACCCCAATATTTGCATCATTATGGCTTAGGAATGTTGGAGGAGGTACTGTGGAGTATGTTAAGAGCCGCCCATAACCAAGCCCAGTTAAATCTTTGTACCTCAACGGCTATGGTGCTTGAACTCGGTAATCATGGAATTGAACGGCTGGATTTATGGCAACGGGGCGTCGATACAGAACTGTTTCAACCCTCCTTAGCCAGCGTGGAAATGCGGGATTTTCTCAGTCAAGGACACCCGGACAGCCCTTTATTACTCTATGTGGGCCGTTTGGGGGCTGAAAAAGAAATTGAACGGATTAAACCCGTTTTAGAGAAAATTCCGAATTCTCGTTTGGCCCTTGTGGGAGATGGCCCTAACCGTCAAGTCCTAGAAGCCCATTTTCACAAAACCCCCACCCATTTTGTCGGCTATCTCCGGGGGAAAGACCTGGCAACGGCCTATGCGTCGGCGGATGCGTTTATTTTCCCCTCGCGTACCGAAACCCTAGGGTTAGTGCTATTGGAAGCAATGGCCGCAGGAACTCCAGTGGTGGCGGCTCGGTCTGGGGGAATTCCTGATATTGTCACCGATGGCATTAATGGCTATTTGTTTGATCCCGGTGACGAAGATGGGGCAATTACAGCAACTCAACGGTTATTGGCAAACCCGCAAGAACGGGAAACCCTGCGCCAAAATGCCCGTTTAGAAGCAGAACGCTGGGGATGGACTGCGGCTACTCAACAGCTACGATCTTACTATCAAGAAATTCTCAGCCGTTACTCTTTGCCCTTTGTCGCTTAG